The Sporocytophaga myxococcoides genome includes a window with the following:
- a CDS encoding proline dehydrogenase family protein has protein sequence MDNHNLVSFDDTSVAFSSRPDRELKRMNFLFTIMGMGKLTKIGSYFVKSALKWKLPVKKVIKNTLFDHFCGGENLDECKKSIDNLSSSKVKTILDYAVEAESSTAAYDHTMEVLRKSIDLAASDKNIPFVVFKMTALCRFSILEKAQSGIELNFTEKEEFAHFNQMVEKIAAYASDAGVRLMVDAEESWIQDTIDAVTLKLMSQYNKGHVLIFRTFQMYRVDMPFLLREAINSARKNGYKLGVKLVRGAYLEKERKRAFDLAYPSPIFPTKEETDQAFNEALEFCLNNLNYLAIVSGSHNEESNLLQTKIMKSMKLENNDERVYFAQLYGMGDHISFNLSRKNFNVGKYLPFGPLEAVMPYLLRRAEENKSIKSQTGRELSLIRKEIDRRKNMS, from the coding sequence ATGGACAACCACAACCTTGTATCTTTTGACGACACTTCGGTAGCTTTTTCTTCCCGCCCTGATCGTGAATTAAAAAGAATGAATTTCTTATTCACAATAATGGGGATGGGTAAGTTAACAAAGATAGGCAGTTATTTTGTAAAAAGTGCATTAAAATGGAAACTTCCTGTTAAAAAAGTAATAAAAAATACGCTTTTTGATCATTTCTGCGGCGGAGAGAATCTGGATGAATGTAAAAAATCTATCGATAACCTAAGTTCTTCTAAGGTTAAAACCATATTAGATTATGCAGTTGAAGCCGAAAGCTCTACGGCTGCATATGATCATACTATGGAAGTACTTCGAAAATCCATAGATTTAGCGGCTTCTGACAAGAACATTCCCTTTGTTGTATTTAAAATGACAGCCTTATGCCGCTTCTCCATTTTGGAAAAAGCACAGAGTGGCATTGAGTTGAATTTTACTGAAAAGGAAGAATTCGCTCATTTCAATCAAATGGTAGAAAAAATTGCTGCTTATGCCTCAGATGCTGGGGTACGGCTTATGGTTGACGCAGAGGAAAGTTGGATTCAGGATACTATTGATGCAGTAACTTTGAAATTAATGAGTCAATACAATAAAGGTCATGTTTTGATTTTTAGGACATTTCAGATGTATAGAGTGGATATGCCTTTCCTTCTAAGGGAGGCAATAAATTCAGCAAGGAAAAATGGTTATAAGCTTGGGGTAAAACTTGTTCGAGGAGCCTATTTAGAAAAGGAACGTAAAAGAGCTTTTGATTTAGCGTACCCTTCTCCTATTTTTCCCACAAAGGAAGAAACAGATCAGGCATTTAATGAAGCTCTTGAGTTTTGTCTTAATAATCTTAATTATCTGGCAATTGTTTCAGGAAGTCACAATGAGGAAAGTAATCTCCTTCAGACTAAAATTATGAAATCAATGAAGCTGGAAAATAATGATGAAAGAGTTTATTTTGCTCAACTTTATGGTATGGGAGATCATATCTCTTTTAATTTATCCAGGAAAAACTTTAATGTGGGTAAGTATCTTCCATTTGGGCCATTAGAGGCTGTGATGCCTTATTTATTAAGGAGAGCAGAAGAAAATAAATCCATAAAAAGTCAGACTGGCCGTGAGCTGTCGCTTATTAGGAAAGAAATAGATAGAAGAAAGAATATGAGTTAA
- the aroB gene encoding 3-dehydroquinate synthase, translating into MSNQFVVITTSIREELNKFLKERKFSKIVLLADENTYKYCFPILGLSLPEEQIIVIKSGEEQKNLRTCEYIWDKLTNLRLDRKALLINLGGGVIGDMGGFCAATYKRGISFVQVPTTLLAQVDASVGGKLGIDFHLFKNHIGVFRIPDAVLIDTIFLKTLPNNELRSGFAEVIKHTLIADKSKWDEIRQKSLAEQEWQNLVEHSVLIKKKVTEEDPEEKGLRKILNFGHTIGHAIESYFLNIPHKKLLHGEAIAIGMICEAYISMKNGFISQQELNKIKNYIIAIFGKTEIFEYDSEKILPLTLQDKKNEQDEILGSLLNPIGHSTYNHPLTFKDIMDSIRFYSL; encoded by the coding sequence ATGAGCAACCAATTCGTCGTCATAACAACAAGCATTCGAGAAGAGCTAAACAAGTTTTTGAAAGAAAGAAAATTTTCTAAAATTGTATTGCTTGCGGATGAAAATACATACAAATACTGCTTTCCCATACTAGGCCTGAGCCTGCCGGAAGAACAAATTATTGTAATAAAAAGCGGGGAAGAGCAGAAGAATTTGCGCACTTGTGAGTACATTTGGGACAAACTCACGAACCTTAGACTTGACAGAAAGGCATTACTGATCAATCTCGGAGGGGGGGTCATTGGTGATATGGGTGGATTCTGTGCTGCTACTTATAAAAGAGGAATATCATTTGTACAAGTGCCTACAACCCTTCTGGCACAAGTCGATGCAAGTGTAGGTGGCAAACTGGGTATTGATTTTCATTTGTTCAAAAACCATATAGGGGTCTTTCGTATTCCTGATGCAGTGCTTATTGATACTATTTTTCTTAAGACATTACCAAACAATGAACTACGTTCCGGGTTTGCAGAAGTAATAAAACATACACTCATAGCTGACAAGAGCAAGTGGGACGAGATCAGACAAAAGAGCCTGGCAGAGCAAGAGTGGCAAAATCTGGTTGAACATTCAGTGCTGATCAAAAAAAAGGTTACAGAAGAAGATCCGGAAGAAAAAGGATTGAGAAAAATTCTGAACTTTGGCCATACCATCGGCCATGCTATAGAAAGCTACTTTCTGAATATACCTCACAAAAAGCTTTTGCATGGTGAGGCTATCGCCATAGGAATGATTTGCGAAGCATATATATCAATGAAAAACGGCTTCATTTCACAACAGGAACTGAATAAAATTAAAAATTATATCATTGCAATTTTTGGAAAAACAGAAATTTTTGAATACGATTCGGAAAAAATTCTACCTTTAACTTTGCAGGACAAAAAAAATGAGCAGGATGAAATACTAGGTTCCTTATTAAACCCGATAGGGCATTCAACTTACAACCATCCTCTCACATTTAAAGACATAATGGATTCAATTCGTTTTTATTCTTTATAA
- a CDS encoding helical backbone metal receptor, translating into MMNIMESIHTDMLDRKLVLTKPLKRIVSLVPSVTEFLFDIGLENEVVGVTKFCKYPDTVSNKVKVGGTKNISLDKIDLLSPDLIIANKEENEKKAIDELQKKYPVWVGEVKTIEEAFAMMNKLGVLTGKNEETRKLAKEIKDSLDSYRSLTNLRACYLIWKKPFMTVGGDTYIHAMMEKAGFMNVFKDRKRYPITDLDEIKALSPDIILLSSEPYFFKEKDKVELQQLCPIQSVKLVNGEIFSWYGSRMRLASDYFKSLF; encoded by the coding sequence ATGATGAATATAATGGAGTCAATTCACACCGACATGTTGGACCGAAAACTGGTTTTGACGAAGCCATTAAAAAGGATCGTGAGTCTGGTCCCTTCGGTTACAGAATTTTTGTTTGATATAGGTCTTGAAAATGAAGTGGTAGGAGTGACTAAATTCTGCAAATATCCAGATACGGTTTCTAATAAAGTTAAAGTCGGAGGTACTAAAAATATCAGCCTTGATAAGATCGATTTACTTTCTCCGGATCTGATCATTGCGAATAAAGAAGAAAATGAAAAGAAGGCAATAGATGAATTGCAGAAAAAATATCCGGTATGGGTGGGAGAGGTAAAGACTATTGAGGAAGCTTTTGCGATGATGAACAAGTTGGGGGTGTTGACAGGAAAAAATGAGGAAACGAGAAAGTTAGCTAAAGAAATAAAAGATTCCCTGGATTCCTACAGATCCTTAACAAATCTTCGGGCATGTTATCTAATCTGGAAGAAACCATTTATGACTGTAGGAGGAGATACCTATATCCATGCGATGATGGAAAAAGCTGGCTTTATGAATGTATTTAAAGACAGAAAAAGATATCCTATAACAGATTTAGATGAAATTAAAGCTCTTTCACCTGATATAATTCTTTTATCTTCAGAGCCTTATTTTTTTAAGGAAAAAGACAAGGTAGAGCTGCAACAACTATGTCCGATTCAGTCCGTTAAACTCGTTAACGGGGAAATTTTTTCCTGGTATGGAAGCAGAATGAGATTAGCGTCAGATTATTTTAAATCTTTGTTTTAG
- a CDS encoding chorismate mutase, translating into MEVNLQVNPLEKWAKVKGKPLVIAGPCSAETPEQLMATAKLLKDLGKVDVLRAGIWKPRTRPNSFEGAGAEGLKWLADVKKELGIPVGTEVANTQHVEEALKYGIDVLWIGARTTVSPFSVQEMADALQGVKNVAVLVKNPTHPELPLWIGAFERLYRAGIRDLAAIHRGFATSDKSKFRNIPMWQIPIELRRIAPQIPIICDPSHIGGKRDLIFEISQKALDLNFDGLMIETHITPEKAWSDADQQVTPARLSEILSELKVRKDSSTDKDFNDHLDDLRKKIDNLDRELIEVLAARMAIVEKIGEYKRENNVTTYQVKRWDDIMKNRADLATKMSLNPEYIIEIYKIIHEESIRKQTEIMKAVASKA; encoded by the coding sequence ATGGAAGTTAATTTACAAGTAAATCCTTTAGAAAAATGGGCAAAAGTAAAGGGCAAACCACTTGTCATTGCTGGGCCTTGCAGTGCTGAAACACCTGAGCAGTTAATGGCAACTGCGAAACTGTTAAAAGACCTTGGAAAAGTAGATGTACTTAGAGCAGGTATCTGGAAACCCAGAACAAGACCTAACAGCTTCGAAGGTGCAGGTGCAGAAGGTTTGAAATGGCTTGCTGATGTTAAAAAAGAACTAGGCATACCTGTTGGAACTGAAGTAGCAAATACACAACATGTTGAAGAAGCTCTGAAATATGGAATTGATGTACTTTGGATTGGCGCAAGAACAACTGTAAGTCCATTCTCTGTGCAGGAGATGGCCGATGCACTTCAAGGCGTAAAGAACGTTGCGGTTTTGGTTAAAAACCCAACCCATCCAGAACTTCCATTATGGATAGGAGCATTCGAAAGACTATATAGAGCTGGTATAAGAGACCTTGCAGCTATTCACAGAGGATTTGCAACATCTGATAAATCTAAATTCAGAAATATCCCAATGTGGCAAATTCCGATTGAATTAAGAAGAATAGCTCCACAAATTCCTATTATCTGCGACCCTAGCCATATCGGAGGGAAAAGAGATCTTATATTTGAAATTTCTCAAAAAGCGCTTGACCTTAACTTTGATGGTTTGATGATTGAAACACACATCACTCCTGAGAAAGCATGGAGCGACGCAGATCAACAAGTAACTCCGGCAAGACTTTCGGAAATTCTCTCTGAACTGAAAGTTAGAAAAGACTCTTCAACAGACAAGGACTTTAACGATCATCTTGATGATTTAAGAAAGAAAATAGACAATCTTGACAGAGAGCTTATCGAAGTGCTTGCTGCAAGAATGGCTATAGTTGAAAAAATCGGCGAGTACAAGAGAGAGAATAATGTGACGACCTATCAGGTAAAAAGATGGGATGACATTATGAAGAACAGAGCTGATCTAGCTACCAAGATGAGCCTGAACCCTGAATATATTATAGAAATCTATAAAATTATTCACGAAGAAAGTATCAGAAAGCAGACAGAGATCATGAAAGCTGTTGCTTCAAAGGCTTAA
- a CDS encoding tetratricopeptide repeat protein — translation MKKITFIFLLVMLSGLGFSQDIDSKAKALYESGTQKFKEGKYQESVDDFTAAITIRSDYQEALLGRTEANDKLGNNFQCMEDLDKLTKLYPKNTDYFFRKAKLKSKIGLDDEALLDYSQLIMIDPKHFSASYERGILYNLFGMYEEAFMDFKKCSELKPTAEILYMLGVLSYRLGRDSESVNYFTKSINFDKQNKNYFIYRAKANNRLGNYNQAMADVKIAMKLSPEDAEVYFILGTTYQYLRDFTSALAALDKAIMLNKEEFDFYFFRALIKTNLGSIQAAIDDYDQSLKLMSDKMDVYLNRGNLYMKLNNFDKAEADYTKYLELNPGNFSLYQKRAEANIGRGNFREAVNDLNTLIEIRSSSAQAHYLRGVAKLSLNEKEEACKDLTKSIELGSSQASDLIKANCN, via the coding sequence ATGAAAAAGATAACGTTCATTTTTTTGTTGGTAATGCTCTCCGGACTAGGTTTTAGTCAGGATATAGACTCCAAGGCTAAAGCTTTATATGAAAGTGGGACCCAAAAATTTAAAGAAGGGAAATATCAGGAATCAGTTGATGATTTTACTGCAGCCATCACCATTCGCTCGGATTATCAGGAAGCTTTACTGGGGAGGACTGAAGCCAATGATAAACTGGGAAACAACTTCCAGTGCATGGAAGACCTTGACAAGCTTACAAAGCTCTATCCTAAAAACACAGATTATTTTTTTCGCAAAGCAAAACTCAAATCCAAGATTGGCCTGGATGATGAAGCATTATTGGATTACTCTCAGCTTATCATGATCGACCCAAAGCATTTTTCTGCATCATATGAAAGGGGAATTTTGTATAACCTATTCGGCATGTACGAAGAGGCCTTTATGGATTTTAAAAAATGCAGTGAGTTAAAACCAACAGCTGAAATTTTATATATGCTTGGCGTATTGAGTTACAGACTGGGAAGGGATTCCGAATCTGTTAATTATTTTACCAAATCGATCAACTTCGATAAGCAAAATAAGAACTATTTCATCTATCGTGCAAAAGCGAATAACAGGCTTGGGAATTATAATCAGGCTATGGCAGATGTAAAAATTGCAATGAAACTTTCCCCCGAAGATGCAGAAGTGTATTTCATCCTCGGAACAACTTATCAATACCTGCGAGATTTTACAAGTGCCCTGGCGGCACTGGATAAGGCTATTATGCTCAATAAAGAAGAGTTTGATTTTTACTTTTTCAGAGCTTTAATCAAGACGAATCTGGGAAGTATTCAGGCTGCAATTGATGATTATGATCAAAGCCTTAAGCTCATGTCTGATAAAATGGACGTTTATTTAAACAGAGGAAATCTGTATATGAAGCTGAACAATTTTGATAAAGCAGAGGCTGATTATACAAAATACCTTGAACTCAATCCGGGAAATTTTTCACTTTATCAAAAACGTGCTGAAGCCAATATTGGCAGAGGCAATTTCAGAGAAGCAGTAAATGATCTAAATACTTTGATAGAAATAAGATCCTCCAGTGCTCAGGCGCATTATTTAAGAGGAGTAGCGAAGTTAAGTCTGAATGAAAAGGAAGAAGCCTGTAAAGATCTAACCAAGTCAATTGAGTTAGGGTCTTCACAGGCTTCTGATTTGATCAAAGCAAATTGCAATTGA
- the aroA gene encoding 3-phosphoshikimate 1-carboxyvinyltransferase — protein sequence MAKKKLKAKTSAKKAAVKKAAGKKASAKKAAAKKATAKKAASKKTAAKKAVAKKAAAKKATGKKAATKKVASKKTTAKKAAGKKAVAKKATAKKAAVKKAASKKATAKKAAVKKVVSKKATAKKAVSKKAAGKKAVAKKAVSKKAVSKKAVAKKTTAKKAVVTKKAVAKKAIAKKAIAKKAVVAKKTVAKKAIAKKTVAKKPATKKVTTEVISQVQPEITQTEQITPSVQENILSINKLSQTIEVAITPPASKSESNRVLVINALAGGSAKLENLSNARDTQTLIRLLKSEDDVFDVLDAGTTMRFLTAYSAVTRKEVVLTGTKRMQERPIGILVDALRQLGAEIEYEGKEGFPPIRLSGFDKEKAENNRIQIRGDISSQYISALLMIAPVLPNGLVLELTGKVSSKPYIEMTLDLLFHFGIESEWDSNIITIKNQEFIPADYIVESDWSAASYWYAIAALAPDAKIELTGYKYGSIQGDSKISDFMDLLGVKTTYLEEGIALESQEVKGVESLDFSDNPDLAQTIAVIAAAKGIELTLTGLESLRIKETDRISALQNELKKFGSDLVEVEENSVYKIVKGDFEVNGQTVETYDDHRMAMAFAPLAVLGPIKIENPGVVEKSYPHFWDDLEKAGFSF from the coding sequence ATGGCAAAAAAGAAACTGAAAGCTAAAACATCGGCCAAGAAAGCAGCCGTAAAAAAAGCAGCGGGCAAGAAAGCTTCCGCGAAGAAAGCAGCTGCGAAAAAGGCTACAGCTAAGAAAGCTGCAAGCAAAAAGACAGCCGCTAAAAAAGCAGTTGCTAAGAAAGCTGCTGCTAAAAAAGCTACTGGCAAAAAAGCTGCTACCAAAAAGGTCGCATCTAAAAAAACTACTGCTAAAAAAGCTGCAGGTAAAAAAGCAGTTGCTAAAAAGGCTACAGCTAAAAAAGCAGCCGTTAAAAAGGCAGCATCCAAAAAAGCTACAGCTAAAAAAGCAGCCGTTAAAAAGGTAGTTTCCAAAAAAGCCACAGCTAAAAAAGCAGTTAGTAAAAAGGCCGCTGGCAAAAAAGCTGTTGCTAAGAAAGCAGTTTCCAAAAAGGCCGTTAGCAAAAAAGCTGTTGCTAAAAAAACTACAGCTAAAAAAGCTGTTGTTACTAAAAAAGCTGTAGCTAAGAAAGCTATAGCAAAAAAAGCTATAGCAAAAAAAGCAGTAGTAGCTAAGAAGACTGTGGCTAAAAAAGCAATAGCTAAAAAGACCGTTGCTAAAAAGCCTGCAACTAAAAAAGTAACTACAGAAGTAATATCTCAGGTTCAGCCGGAAATTACTCAAACAGAACAGATCACTCCTTCTGTTCAGGAAAACATTCTGAGCATTAACAAACTTTCTCAAACTATAGAGGTAGCTATCACTCCTCCTGCTTCTAAAAGCGAAAGCAATCGTGTATTAGTAATTAATGCACTTGCAGGTGGCTCAGCTAAACTTGAAAACCTTTCAAATGCAAGAGATACACAAACGCTTATCCGCCTTCTTAAATCAGAAGATGATGTGTTTGATGTATTAGATGCCGGAACTACTATGAGATTCCTTACTGCTTATAGTGCAGTAACCAGAAAAGAAGTAGTACTTACAGGTACCAAAAGAATGCAGGAAAGACCTATTGGGATTCTGGTAGATGCGTTAAGACAACTTGGCGCTGAAATTGAATATGAAGGAAAAGAAGGTTTCCCTCCTATCAGACTTTCAGGCTTTGATAAAGAAAAAGCTGAAAACAACAGAATTCAAATAAGAGGTGATATAAGCAGTCAGTATATTTCTGCCCTTCTTATGATCGCTCCTGTTCTTCCCAATGGTCTGGTTCTTGAACTTACAGGAAAAGTAAGCTCTAAGCCATATATTGAAATGACTCTTGACCTTCTTTTCCATTTCGGAATAGAAAGTGAATGGGATAGTAATATCATTACTATAAAAAATCAGGAATTCATTCCGGCAGATTATATAGTAGAATCAGACTGGTCAGCTGCAAGCTACTGGTATGCTATAGCTGCTTTGGCTCCTGATGCTAAAATTGAGTTAACAGGTTACAAATATGGTTCAATCCAGGGCGATAGCAAAATCTCTGACTTCATGGATTTATTAGGTGTCAAAACAACCTACCTTGAAGAAGGAATCGCTCTTGAAAGCCAGGAAGTAAAAGGCGTTGAATCACTTGACTTCTCTGACAATCCTGACCTTGCTCAAACTATTGCTGTAATTGCTGCAGCTAAAGGCATCGAGCTAACATTAACTGGTCTTGAAAGCCTTAGAATAAAAGAAACAGACAGAATCTCTGCTTTGCAGAACGAACTTAAAAAATTTGGAAGCGACCTGGTTGAAGTTGAAGAAAACTCTGTATACAAAATTGTAAAAGGAGACTTCGAAGTAAACGGCCAGACAGTTGAGACTTATGATGACCATCGTATGGCGATGGCTTTTGCCCCTCTGGCTGTATTAGGACCAATTAAAATTGAAAATCCGGGAGTGGTAGAGAAATCTTACCCTCACTTCTGGGATGATCTGGAAAAAGCAGGATTTAGTTTCTAA
- a CDS encoding helix-turn-helix domain-containing protein — translation MKKINIPFRKKLAKLLLFLPLTAAIVFIYLLYKSDWMIYPGMKVSSYNDKLNDHGNSELHLLDTTHHKLLFEYTLNNGAPYPYLGVSIFPESAFVDLSDFDYLEIEIEANKSKRIPIHILVNVPGFSNSKDAISYRQMEQEIDYYPDQKIYRLYIDKFKTPSWWFSKWQVNEDKVGLPNYSQVPSFSIQNCQLLKTGVRERIKVSYVKAGKDNWIPVTIITTVTFVFYTLIYIYIKFKQTRSISSNRYPYQKLNIGNIADEDAQKIIKYISENYQREDLNSEVMQKELGMTENKIAAIFKTSLNTTSKKYLNSIRLQEACRLLKETDRQISDIAYIVGYTSIPHFNRVFKENIGCTPNEFRKNLLKTS, via the coding sequence ATGAAAAAGATAAATATTCCTTTTAGGAAAAAGCTTGCTAAGTTGCTCTTATTTCTGCCTCTTACCGCTGCAATAGTATTTATCTATCTTTTATATAAGTCAGACTGGATGATTTATCCGGGCATGAAGGTTTCCTCTTATAATGATAAGCTCAATGATCATGGAAATTCGGAACTTCATCTTCTAGATACTACCCATCATAAACTTCTCTTTGAATACACTTTAAATAATGGAGCACCCTATCCATACCTGGGAGTTTCTATATTCCCTGAATCAGCATTTGTAGATCTTTCAGATTTTGATTACCTGGAAATTGAAATTGAAGCGAACAAATCCAAGAGAATTCCAATACATATTCTTGTGAATGTTCCCGGCTTTTCTAATTCAAAAGATGCTATCAGCTATCGCCAAATGGAACAGGAAATTGATTACTATCCTGATCAAAAAATTTACAGGTTATATATCGACAAGTTTAAAACACCAAGCTGGTGGTTTAGCAAGTGGCAAGTAAATGAAGACAAAGTTGGTTTACCCAATTATTCTCAAGTACCATCTTTTTCCATACAGAATTGCCAATTACTAAAAACCGGTGTGAGGGAAAGAATTAAAGTGTCTTATGTAAAAGCAGGAAAGGACAATTGGATTCCTGTCACCATTATAACAACTGTGACCTTTGTCTTTTATACTTTGATATACATTTATATAAAGTTTAAACAAACAAGAAGTATTTCATCCAACCGGTATCCTTATCAAAAACTTAATATCGGCAATATTGCTGATGAAGATGCTCAGAAAATTATCAAATACATTTCTGAAAATTACCAACGTGAAGATCTAAATTCGGAGGTAATGCAAAAAGAACTGGGGATGACGGAAAATAAAATAGCTGCAATTTTCAAAACATCCCTGAATACGACTTCCAAAAAATACCTTAACTCAATAAGGCTTCAGGAAGCTTGCAGGTTGCTGAAAGAGACTGACAGACAAATAAGTGACATCGCATATATAGTTGGATATACCAGCATTCCCCATTTTAACAGAGTGTTTAAAGAAAATATCGGATGTACACCAAATGAATTCCGGAAAAACCTGTTAAAAACCTCCTGA
- a CDS encoding glycoside hydrolase family 9 protein, whose product MIQRKLFIIILSICFLLNKSTAQSKGYKLDFDSNDWAPSYSHPDFTVKNKDGILVINTLSVGSDYENFVGYLPKTDLSSNPFVYVKIKTQYPVKFQLRLLDNANKETNDNNPSIPVSPDNEYKWMTFDFTNKFKQSWPANDTVNSREIVKFSIILNAGGPDYTGWVNIDEIVFGDSNSVKLPFDPIVYQPKVNQLGYLIKNPKVAIIPSNKMLAFQIIEKTTKTSVFSSTTSSPSKWQYSEESVVKADFSELEQEGHYYLLAEGLKASYDFTISDTVLNGLQAAVIKAFYFNRASMDITVPYGGKWSRANGHPDDKVLIHSSAASDERPEGTVISCPKGWYDAGDYNKYVVPAGISVWQLLSSWEYFRTETNTMSLTIPESNNNLPDILDEALWEIEWLQTMQDPADGGVYHKLTNAEFDPMVMPEDATTPRYVVKKTTPATLNFASMLTKASRIYRQFPEYKTDITNTWLAQAENAWDWAVAHPEEQYDQDLINQTYEPNIHTGDYGLQSYNVEWADEWFWAAVELYIATGKLKYLNKINFPDKPLEVPKWSNTEFMGIISMIKNKDKFSSYEVEHAENRLIKFANVLNDYAKKSPYATSMGTMAYDFGWNSNANAANHSMILLHAYELTENKDYFNTAIMNIDYLLGRNPLNYCFVTGFGTQSPQHIHHRISSADGVTEPVPGLIVNGPHNDDLSFCTYPTTIPAFTYLDDECSAPTNEVAININSALVYSLNALKSIYSEKILSPVKKKTSEEKIALYPNPNDGTFEIAVPEIFKNGQWKLINTYGNQMAQGVLSSETKQRISFHGIHSGLYILIFNNEGKSSSIKVKIY is encoded by the coding sequence ATGATACAAAGAAAACTGTTTATCATCATCCTGTCCATTTGTTTCCTCCTTAATAAATCAACTGCACAATCTAAGGGATACAAACTAGATTTTGACAGCAATGACTGGGCCCCTTCCTATAGTCATCCGGACTTCACTGTAAAAAATAAGGATGGTATTCTGGTTATTAATACTCTATCTGTAGGGTCTGATTATGAAAACTTTGTGGGGTATCTTCCTAAAACAGATTTAAGTTCTAATCCTTTTGTTTATGTGAAAATCAAAACTCAATACCCAGTAAAGTTTCAACTTAGGTTACTGGATAATGCTAATAAAGAGACTAATGACAACAACCCTTCAATTCCCGTTTCGCCTGATAATGAATATAAATGGATGACTTTTGATTTTACGAATAAATTCAAACAAAGCTGGCCAGCAAATGATACTGTTAACAGTAGAGAGATTGTAAAATTCTCAATTATTCTTAATGCGGGCGGACCAGATTATACAGGTTGGGTTAATATCGACGAGATCGTTTTCGGTGATTCTAATTCAGTGAAGCTTCCCTTTGATCCTATTGTTTATCAGCCCAAAGTAAATCAGCTAGGCTACCTTATCAAAAATCCGAAAGTAGCTATCATCCCCTCTAATAAAATGCTGGCCTTTCAAATCATAGAAAAGACAACGAAAACTTCTGTTTTCTCGAGTACCACATCTTCACCTTCGAAATGGCAATATTCGGAAGAATCAGTTGTAAAAGCTGACTTTTCCGAACTTGAGCAGGAAGGGCATTATTATCTTTTAGCGGAAGGTTTAAAAGCTTCCTATGACTTTACAATAAGTGATACCGTTTTAAATGGTCTGCAAGCTGCTGTTATTAAGGCTTTTTATTTTAACAGAGCTAGTATGGACATTACAGTACCATATGGAGGAAAATGGAGCCGTGCGAATGGACATCCTGATGATAAGGTTCTCATTCATTCTTCTGCAGCTTCTGACGAAAGGCCTGAAGGCACGGTTATTTCTTGTCCCAAGGGCTGGTATGATGCCGGAGATTATAATAAGTATGTTGTTCCGGCGGGAATATCGGTATGGCAACTACTTTCATCATGGGAATACTTCAGGACTGAGACCAATACCATGAGTTTAACGATCCCCGAAAGCAATAATAATCTTCCCGACATCCTTGATGAAGCCCTCTGGGAAATAGAATGGCTCCAGACTATGCAGGATCCGGCTGATGGTGGCGTGTATCATAAGCTAACGAACGCAGAATTTGATCCCATGGTTATGCCTGAGGATGCTACTACTCCAAGATATGTAGTCAAAAAAACCACTCCAGCTACGCTGAACTTCGCTTCTATGCTGACAAAAGCAAGCAGGATATACAGGCAATTTCCTGAATATAAAACAGACATTACGAATACCTGGCTCGCCCAGGCAGAAAATGCATGGGATTGGGCTGTCGCTCATCCGGAGGAGCAATATGATCAGGATCTGATCAACCAAACCTATGAGCCTAATATACATACTGGCGATTATGGTTTACAAAGTTATAATGTAGAATGGGCGGATGAATGGTTCTGGGCAGCTGTAGAATTATACATAGCAACGGGAAAACTGAAATATTTAAATAAAATCAATTTTCCTGACAAACCTCTTGAAGTGCCTAAATGGTCGAACACAGAGTTTATGGGAATTATTTCAATGATAAAAAACAAAGACAAGTTTTCTTCCTATGAAGTTGAACATGCAGAAAACCGTTTGATAAAATTTGCCAATGTGCTAAATGATTATGCCAAAAAATCTCCATATGCAACCTCTATGGGAACTATGGCCTATGACTTTGGCTGGAACAGCAATGCCAATGCTGCAAACCACTCTATGATTTTGCTTCATGCTTATGAGCTAACAGAGAATAAGGATTATTTTAATACTGCAATAATGAATATCGATTATCTGCTCGGAAGAAATCCATTAAACTATTGCTTTGTAACTGGCTTTGGCACTCAATCTCCTCAACATATTCACCATCGCATATCCTCTGCTGATGGGGTGACTGAACCCGTACCAGGTTTAATAGTGAATGGCCCTCACAATGATGATCTCAGCTTTTGTACCTATCCCACAACGATTCCTGCATTCACCTACCTTGATGATGAATGCAGTGCACCCACCAACGAAGTTGCAATCAATATTAACTCTGCATTAGTCTACTCATTGAATGCCTTGAAAAGCATTTATAGTGAGAAAATTCTTAGTCCGGTAAAAAAAAAGACTTCAGAAGAAAAAATAGCCTTGTATCCCAATCCAAATGACGGGACATTCGAAATAGCAGTTCCTGAGATATTTAAAAATGGCCAATGGAAACTGATAAATACATATGGAAATCAAATGGCACAAGGAGTGCTTTCTTCAGAGACAAAGCAGAGGATTTCATTTCATGGTATACACTCAGGACTGTACATTCTGATCTTTAACAATGAAGGGAAAAGCAGCAGTATCAAGGTGAAAATCTATTGA